The Pseudomonas baetica genome includes a region encoding these proteins:
- the emhR gene encoding efflux system transcriptional repressor EmhR: MVRRTKEEAQETRSQILEAAEKAFYERGVARTTLADIATMAGVTRGAIYWHFSNKADLVQAMLDSLHEPLDELAKASESEDELDPLGCMRKLLIHLFHQVALDPKTRRINEILFHKCEFTDEMCDLRQQRRAASLECNLRIGLTLRNAVNRGQLPEDLDTARAAISIHAYIDGLLYGWLLAPDSFELHAEAERWVDTGLDMLRLSPSLRK, encoded by the coding sequence ATGGTCCGTCGTACCAAAGAAGAAGCTCAGGAAACGCGCAGCCAGATTCTCGAAGCGGCCGAGAAAGCGTTTTATGAACGGGGCGTGGCCCGCACGACCCTGGCGGATATCGCGACTATGGCCGGCGTCACGCGCGGTGCCATTTATTGGCATTTCAGCAACAAGGCCGATCTGGTGCAGGCGATGCTCGACAGCTTGCATGAGCCGCTGGATGAACTGGCCAAGGCCAGCGAAAGCGAGGATGAACTGGATCCGCTGGGTTGCATGCGCAAGCTGCTGATTCATTTGTTTCATCAAGTCGCACTGGATCCCAAGACCCGGCGCATCAACGAAATTCTGTTTCATAAGTGCGAGTTCACCGATGAAATGTGCGATTTGCGCCAGCAGCGCCGAGCGGCCAGTCTCGAGTGCAATCTGCGCATCGGCCTGACCTTGCGTAATGCGGTGAATCGCGGCCAGTTGCCGGAAGATCTCGACACTGCCCGCGCGGCCATCAGCATTCATGCCTATATTGACGGCCTCCTCTATGGGTGGCTTTTGGCGCCGGACAGCTTCGAGTTGCACGCCGAAGCCGAGCGCTGGGTCGATACAGGGCTGGACATGCTGCGCCTGAGCCCCAGCCTGCGCAAATGA
- a CDS encoding lysophospholipid acyltransferase family protein: MSRLRVYARIARVLAVVTLGLTMASVFGVFERIGLAHSMERRQRWSRFFMARLSNALPFRVTVHGELPEQPMLWVSNHVSWTDIPLLGMLTPLSFLSKAEVRTWPVAGWLAAKAGSLFIRRGSGDSQLIRKQMTRHLQTDHSLLMFPEGTTTDGRSLRTFHGRLLSAAIDSEVMLQPVAIRYLRDGEIDALAPFIGDDDLLSHLMRLFSNDCGDVEVHVLKPIACQGRERAALAFEAQQAVQKVLFGEVAKPAEPRRAGELIAA; this comes from the coding sequence ATGAGCCGGCTGCGGGTGTACGCGCGGATCGCGCGAGTGCTGGCGGTGGTGACACTGGGGTTGACCATGGCCAGTGTCTTCGGCGTGTTCGAACGGATTGGCCTGGCGCATTCGATGGAGCGTCGGCAGCGCTGGTCACGGTTTTTCATGGCTCGATTGAGTAATGCCCTGCCCTTTCGCGTGACGGTTCACGGTGAACTGCCGGAACAGCCGATGCTGTGGGTCAGCAACCACGTTTCATGGACGGACATTCCACTGCTCGGCATGCTCACGCCGCTGTCGTTTTTGTCCAAGGCCGAGGTGCGTACCTGGCCGGTGGCCGGCTGGCTGGCGGCAAAGGCTGGCAGCCTGTTTATCCGTCGCGGTTCGGGCGACAGCCAATTGATCCGCAAGCAGATGACCCGTCACCTGCAAACCGATCACTCGCTACTGATGTTCCCGGAAGGCACCACCACCGATGGCCGTTCACTGCGTACCTTTCACGGCCGCTTGCTGTCGGCGGCGATTGATTCAGAGGTGATGCTGCAACCGGTGGCGATCCGTTATCTGCGTGACGGCGAAATCGATGCACTGGCGCCGTTCATTGGTGACGATGATCTGCTGTCGCACCTGATGCGTCTGTTCAGCAATGATTGCGGCGATGTCGAGGTGCATGTGCTCAAGCCGATTGCCTGTCAGGGCCGCGAGCGTGCAGCGCTGGCGTTCGAAGCGCAGCAGGCGGTGCAGAAGGTGTTGTTTGGTGAGGTCGCGAAACCGGCTGAACCGCGTCGCGCCGGCGAATTGATTGCTGCTTGA
- a CDS encoding MFS transporter yields MPLSLLILALSAFAIGTTEFVIMGLLPDVAADLGVSIPGAGWLVTGYALGVAIGAPFMALATARLPRKAALVALMGIFIVGNLLCAIASDYNVLMFARVVTALCHGAFFGIGSVVAAGLVAPNKRASAVALMFTGLTLANVLGVPLGTALGQEAGWRSTFWAVTVIGVIALIGLIRFLPAKRDEEKLDMRAELAALKGAGIWLSLSMTALFAASMFTLFTYVAPLLGDVTGVSPKGVTWTLLLIGLGLTVGNIIGGKLADKRLAATLIGVFVSMAVVSTVLSWTSVALIPTEITLFLWATASFAAVPALQINVVTFGKAAPNLVSTLNIGAFNVGNALGAWVGGSVIAHGFGLTSVPLAAAALAVLALLVTLITFRQNGNADLAPATN; encoded by the coding sequence ATGCCCCTCTCGCTACTCATACTCGCCTTGAGCGCCTTCGCCATCGGCACCACTGAGTTCGTCATCATGGGCCTGCTGCCCGATGTGGCGGCCGACCTCGGTGTGTCGATTCCCGGCGCCGGCTGGCTGGTGACCGGTTACGCCCTGGGCGTGGCCATCGGTGCGCCGTTCATGGCACTGGCCACCGCCAGACTGCCGCGCAAGGCTGCACTGGTAGCGTTGATGGGCATCTTCATTGTCGGCAACCTGCTCTGCGCCATCGCCAGTGACTACAACGTGCTGATGTTTGCCCGTGTCGTCACCGCGCTGTGCCACGGTGCGTTCTTCGGTATCGGTTCGGTGGTGGCGGCAGGTCTGGTGGCGCCGAACAAACGCGCTTCGGCGGTCGCTTTGATGTTCACCGGTCTGACCCTGGCCAACGTCCTCGGCGTGCCGCTGGGCACGGCGTTAGGTCAGGAAGCCGGCTGGCGCTCGACCTTCTGGGCTGTGACCGTGATCGGTGTGATCGCACTGATCGGCCTGATCCGCTTCCTGCCAGCCAAGCGTGACGAAGAAAAACTCGACATGCGCGCCGAACTCGCCGCCCTCAAAGGTGCCGGTATCTGGTTGTCCCTGAGCATGACCGCGCTGTTCGCCGCCTCGATGTTCACCCTCTTCACCTACGTCGCGCCGCTGCTCGGCGATGTCACCGGTGTCTCGCCAAAAGGCGTGACCTGGACCCTGCTGTTGATTGGCCTCGGTTTGACGGTCGGCAACATCATCGGCGGCAAACTGGCGGACAAACGCCTCGCTGCCACCCTGATCGGCGTGTTCGTGTCGATGGCCGTGGTCTCCACCGTGCTGAGCTGGACCAGCGTCGCGTTGATCCCGACTGAGATCACCCTGTTCCTCTGGGCCACCGCCTCTTTCGCTGCCGTACCGGCACTGCAAATCAACGTCGTGACGTTCGGCAAAGCTGCACCGAACCTGGTCTCGACCCTGAACATCGGCGCCTTCAACGTCGGCAACGCGCTCGGCGCCTGGGTCGGCGGCAGCGTTATCGCCCATGGTTTCGGCCTGACCAGCGTACCGCTGGCCGCAGCAGCTTTGGCGGTACTCGCCCTGCTGGTGACCCTGATTACTTTCCGTCAGAACGGCAATGCCGATCTGGCCCCCGCGACCAACTAA
- a CDS encoding efflux RND transporter permease subunit, with protein MSKFFIDRPIFAWVIALVIMLVGALSILKLPINQYPSIAPPAIAISVTYPGASAQTVQDTVVQVIEQQLNGIDNLRYVSSESNSDGSMTITATFEQGTNSDTAQVQVQNKLNLATPLLPQEVQQQGIRVTKAVKNFLLVIGVVSRDGSMSKDDLSNYIVSNMQDPVSRTAGVGDFQVFGAQYAMRIWLDPAKLNNFNLTPVDVKTAIAAQNVQVSSGQLGGLPAVQGQQLNATIIGKTRLQTAEQFKEILLKVNKDGSQVRLKDVADVGLGGENYAISAQFNGSPASGLAVKLANGANALDTAKALRTTIDGLKPFFPPGMEVVFPYDTTPVVTESIKGVVHTLVEAVVLVFLVMFLFLQNFRATVITTMTVPVVLLGTFGILAAAGFSINTLTMFGMVLAIGLLVDDAIVVVENVERVMAEEGLSPKEATKKSMGQIQGALVGIALVLSAVLLPMAFFGGSTGVIYKQFSITIVSAMGLSVLVALIFTPALCATMLKPIPHGEHGTPKKGFFGWFNRNFDRSVKSYERGVGNILRQKVPYLLAYALILIGMIWLFMRIPSSFLPEEDQGVLFAQVQTPAGSSAQRTQVVVDEMREYLLRPTKDGGEGDTVASVFTVTGFNFAGRGQSSGMAFIMLKPWDERDADNSVFKLAARAQQHFFTFRDAMVFAFAPPAVLELGNATGFDVFLQDRAGIGHEKLMEARNQFLGMAAQSKVLSQVRPNGLNDEPQFQLEIDDEKASALGITISDINNTLSIALGSSYVNDFIDRGRVKKVYVQGQPDSRMNPEDLKKWYVRNASGTMVPFSAFAKGEWIYGSPKLSRYNGVEAVEILGAPAPGYSTGEAMAEVEAIAAKLPKGVGISWTGLSYEERLAGSQAPALFALSLLMVFLCLAAPYESWSIPIAVVLVVPLGIIGALLATSLRGLSNDVYFLVGLLTTIGLAAKNAILIVEFAKELHEQGASLRDAAIEACRMRLRPIIMTSLAFILGVVPLAISTGAGSGSQHAIGTVVIGGMITATILAIFWVPLFFVTVSSMGQRKNADQDETKETPKEAGQ; from the coding sequence ATGTCAAAATTCTTCATCGACCGTCCGATTTTCGCTTGGGTAATTGCCCTGGTGATCATGCTGGTCGGGGCACTATCGATCCTCAAGTTGCCGATCAACCAGTACCCGAGCATTGCGCCACCGGCCATTGCGATCTCCGTGACCTACCCGGGCGCTTCGGCGCAAACCGTGCAGGACACCGTGGTCCAGGTGATCGAGCAACAGCTCAACGGTATCGACAATCTGCGTTATGTGTCCTCGGAAAGTAACTCCGACGGCAGCATGACCATCACCGCGACCTTCGAGCAAGGCACCAACTCCGACACCGCGCAGGTGCAGGTTCAGAACAAGCTGAACCTGGCCACCCCGCTGCTGCCGCAGGAAGTGCAGCAGCAAGGTATCCGTGTAACCAAGGCAGTGAAAAACTTCCTGCTGGTGATCGGCGTCGTGTCGCGTGACGGCAGCATGTCCAAGGACGACCTGTCCAACTACATCGTGTCGAACATGCAGGACCCGGTCTCGCGCACCGCCGGTGTCGGTGACTTCCAGGTCTTCGGTGCCCAATATGCGATGCGTATCTGGCTCGACCCGGCCAAGTTGAACAACTTCAACCTGACCCCGGTCGACGTGAAAACCGCCATTGCGGCGCAGAACGTCCAGGTCTCGTCCGGTCAGCTCGGCGGCTTGCCGGCCGTGCAAGGTCAGCAACTCAACGCGACGATCATCGGCAAGACCCGTCTGCAAACCGCCGAGCAGTTCAAGGAAATCCTGCTCAAGGTCAACAAGGACGGCTCTCAGGTTCGCCTGAAAGACGTCGCCGACGTCGGTCTCGGTGGTGAAAACTACGCGATCAGCGCCCAGTTCAATGGCAGCCCGGCTTCCGGTCTGGCAGTGAAACTGGCCAACGGCGCCAACGCCCTGGACACGGCCAAAGCCCTGCGCACTACCATCGACGGCCTCAAGCCGTTCTTCCCGCCAGGCATGGAAGTGGTATTCCCGTACGACACTACCCCGGTGGTGACTGAATCGATCAAAGGCGTGGTTCACACGCTGGTCGAAGCCGTGGTGCTGGTGTTCCTGGTGATGTTCCTGTTCCTGCAGAACTTCCGCGCCACGGTCATCACGACCATGACGGTGCCGGTGGTATTGCTCGGTACGTTCGGCATCCTCGCCGCCGCCGGTTTCAGCATCAACACCCTGACGATGTTCGGGATGGTGCTGGCCATCGGCTTGCTGGTGGACGACGCCATCGTCGTGGTGGAAAACGTCGAGCGGGTGATGGCGGAAGAAGGCCTGTCACCCAAGGAAGCGACCAAAAAGTCCATGGGCCAGATCCAGGGCGCACTGGTCGGTATCGCGCTGGTACTGTCGGCGGTATTGCTGCCGATGGCATTCTTCGGTGGTTCGACCGGGGTCATCTACAAGCAGTTCTCGATCACCATCGTCTCGGCCATGGGCCTGTCGGTGCTGGTGGCTTTGATCTTTACCCCGGCGCTCTGCGCGACCATGCTCAAACCGATTCCTCATGGTGAGCATGGCACGCCGAAAAAAGGCTTCTTCGGCTGGTTCAACCGCAACTTCGACCGCAGCGTCAAAAGCTACGAGCGCGGCGTTGGTAATATCCTGCGCCAGAAGGTGCCGTACCTGCTGGCCTATGCGCTGATTCTGATCGGCATGATCTGGCTGTTCATGCGTATTCCTTCCTCCTTCCTGCCGGAAGAAGACCAGGGCGTACTGTTCGCTCAAGTGCAAACCCCGGCCGGCTCCAGTGCCCAGCGCACTCAGGTGGTCGTGGATGAAATGCGTGAGTACCTGCTGCGTCCGACCAAGGATGGCGGTGAAGGTGACACGGTTGCCTCGGTGTTCACCGTGACCGGCTTCAACTTCGCCGGCCGTGGTCAGAGCTCGGGGATGGCGTTCATCATGCTCAAGCCATGGGATGAACGTGACGCCGACAACAGCGTGTTCAAACTGGCCGCTCGCGCTCAGCAGCACTTCTTTACCTTCCGTGACGCGATGGTGTTCGCCTTCGCCCCGCCGGCGGTACTGGAATTGGGTAACGCCACCGGTTTCGACGTGTTCCTGCAGGACCGCGCCGGTATCGGTCATGAAAAACTGATGGAGGCACGCAACCAGTTCCTCGGCATGGCGGCGCAGAGCAAGGTGCTCTCGCAAGTGCGTCCGAACGGTCTGAATGACGAGCCACAGTTCCAGCTGGAAATCGACGACGAGAAGGCCAGTGCCCTGGGCATTACCATCAGCGACATCAACAACACCTTGTCGATTGCCTTGGGCAGTAGCTACGTCAACGACTTCATCGACCGCGGTCGGGTAAAAAAGGTGTACGTGCAAGGCCAGCCGGATTCGCGCATGAACCCGGAAGACTTGAAGAAGTGGTACGTACGCAACGCCAGCGGCACCATGGTTCCGTTCTCGGCATTCGCCAAGGGCGAGTGGATCTACGGCTCGCCGAAGCTCTCGCGCTATAACGGCGTGGAAGCGGTGGAAATCCTTGGTGCCCCGGCTCCGGGTTACTCCACAGGTGAAGCCATGGCTGAAGTCGAGGCCATCGCCGCGAAACTGCCGAAAGGCGTGGGCATCTCCTGGACCGGTCTGTCCTATGAAGAGCGTCTGGCAGGCTCGCAAGCTCCAGCACTGTTCGCGTTGTCGCTGTTGATGGTGTTCCTGTGTCTGGCGGCACCCTACGAGAGCTGGTCGATTCCGATCGCAGTCGTGCTCGTGGTGCCGTTGGGGATCATTGGTGCTCTGCTCGCGACCAGTCTGCGCGGCCTGTCCAACGACGTGTACTTCCTGGTGGGCCTGTTGACGACCATCGGTCTGGCGGCGAAAAACGCCATTCTGATCGTCGAGTTCGCCAAGGAGCTGCACGAACAGGGCGCCAGTCTGCGCGACGCAGCCATCGAGGCTTGCCGCATGCGTCTGCGTCCGATCATCATGACCTCGCTGGCGTTTATCCTCGGCGTGGTACCGCTGGCAATTTCCACCGGCGCGGGCTCAGGTAGCCAACACGCCATCGGTACGGTGGTAATCGGCGGTATGATCACCGCCACGATCCTGGCGATCTTCTGGGTCCCACTGTTCTTCGTCACGGTTTCGTCCATGGGCCAGCGTAAAAACGCCGACCAGGATGAAACTAAAGAAACTCCTAAAGAGGCTGGCCAATGA
- a CDS encoding alkene reductase: MATIFDPIKLGDLELSNRIIMAPLTRCRADEGRVPNALMAEYYVQRASAGLILSEATSVTPMGVGYPDTPGIWSNDQVRGWANVTKAIHGAGGKIFLQLWHVGRVSHPSYLNGEAPVAPSAIQPEGHVSLVRPMADYPTPRALETAEIADIVDAYRTGAENAKAAGFDGVEIHGANGYLLDQFLQSSTNQRTDNYGGSLENRARLLLEVTDAAIEVWGAGRVGVHLAPRADSHDMGDDNLAETFTYVARELGKRGIAFICSREKEGADSLGPQLKEAFGGPYIANERFTKDSANAWLASGKADAVAFGVPFIANPDLPARLKADAPLNEARPELFYAKGPVGYIDYPTL; this comes from the coding sequence ATGGCAACTATTTTCGATCCGATCAAACTGGGCGACCTCGAGCTGTCCAACCGCATCATCATGGCCCCGCTGACCCGCTGCCGCGCCGATGAAGGCCGTGTGCCGAACGCGCTGATGGCCGAGTACTACGTGCAGCGCGCCTCTGCCGGCCTGATCCTCAGCGAAGCCACTTCGGTGACGCCGATGGGCGTGGGCTACCCGGATACCCCGGGCATCTGGTCCAACGATCAAGTGCGTGGCTGGGCCAACGTGACCAAAGCCATTCACGGCGCAGGCGGCAAGATCTTCCTGCAACTGTGGCACGTCGGCCGGGTTTCCCACCCGTCGTACCTCAACGGCGAAGCGCCGGTCGCACCGAGCGCCATCCAGCCTGAGGGCCACGTCAGCCTGGTGCGCCCAATGGCCGACTACCCAACCCCGCGCGCACTGGAAACCGCTGAGATCGCCGACATCGTCGACGCCTACCGCACCGGTGCCGAAAACGCCAAAGCCGCCGGTTTCGACGGCGTGGAAATCCACGGCGCCAACGGCTACCTGCTCGACCAGTTCCTGCAAAGCAGCACCAACCAGCGCACCGACAACTACGGCGGCTCCCTGGAAAACCGTGCCCGCCTGCTGCTGGAAGTGACTGACGCCGCCATCGAAGTCTGGGGCGCCGGCCGTGTCGGTGTGCACCTGGCACCGCGCGCCGATTCCCACGACATGGGCGATGACAATCTGGCTGAAACCTTCACTTACGTGGCACGGGAACTGGGCAAGCGTGGCATCGCCTTCATCTGCTCCCGCGAGAAAGAAGGCGCCGACAGCCTCGGCCCGCAACTCAAGGAAGCCTTCGGCGGCCCGTATATCGCTAACGAGCGCTTCACCAAGGACAGCGCCAACGCGTGGCTGGCCAGCGGCAAGGCGGACGCCGTGGCGTTCGGTGTGCCGTTCATTGCCAACCCGGATCTGCCAGCGCGTTTGAAAGCCGATGCGCCGCTGAACGAGGCGCGTCCAGAGCTGTTCTACGCCAAGGGCCCGGTCGGCTATATCGACTATCCGACGCTGTAA
- the emhC gene encoding efflux RND transporter outer membrane subunit EmhC, whose translation MSKSLLSLAVAAFVLSGCSLIPDYQQPEAPVAGQYPQGPAYSPAQAPAQAAAEQGWKQFFHDPALQQLIQVSLENNRDLRVAALNIDAYAAQYRIQRADLFPAVSANGSGSRQRVPARASQTGESSITSSYSATVGVSAYELDLFGRVRSLSEQALQQYFATEEARRSTQISLVASVANAYLTWQADKELLKLTQDTLGAFEESYKLTSRSNEVGVASALDLAQSRTSVENARAQLARYTRQVAQDENSLTLLLGTGIPANLQTAKPLADDLLSDVPPGLPSDLLQRRPDILQAEYNLKAANANIGAARAAFFPSISLTANAGSLSPDLSGLFKGGSGTWLFQPQINLPIFNAGSLRASLDYAKIQKDIGVANYEKAIQTGFQEVADGLAARQTYTEQLQAQRDFVQANQDYYRLAERRYRIGVDSNLTFLDAQRQLFSAQQALITDRLAQLTSAVNLYKALGGGWNAQTAQNEPLKEEAPKMKLF comes from the coding sequence ATGAGCAAGTCGCTACTCTCCCTCGCAGTCGCCGCCTTCGTGCTGAGCGGTTGCTCGCTGATACCTGATTATCAGCAGCCTGAGGCTCCGGTCGCAGGCCAGTACCCACAGGGCCCGGCGTATTCGCCGGCCCAGGCACCGGCGCAAGCTGCTGCCGAACAGGGCTGGAAGCAGTTTTTCCATGACCCGGCCCTGCAACAGCTGATCCAGGTCTCGCTGGAAAACAACCGCGACCTGCGTGTTGCCGCACTGAACATCGACGCTTATGCGGCCCAGTACCGCATCCAGCGCGCCGACCTGTTCCCGGCGGTTTCGGCCAATGGCAGCGGCAGCCGCCAGCGGGTTCCGGCGCGTGCGTCACAGACCGGCGAGTCGAGCATCACCAGCTCCTACTCCGCCACGGTCGGCGTCAGTGCCTACGAACTCGACCTGTTCGGTCGGGTTCGCAGCCTGAGCGAACAAGCGCTGCAACAATACTTCGCCACTGAAGAAGCGCGCCGCAGCACCCAGATCAGCCTGGTCGCCAGCGTCGCCAACGCCTACCTGACCTGGCAGGCCGACAAGGAACTGCTCAAGCTGACGCAAGACACCCTCGGTGCCTTCGAAGAAAGCTACAAGTTGACCAGTCGCAGCAACGAAGTCGGTGTCGCCTCGGCACTGGATCTGGCGCAGTCGCGCACCTCGGTGGAAAACGCTCGTGCCCAACTGGCGCGCTACACCCGTCAGGTCGCGCAGGATGAAAACAGCCTGACCCTGCTGCTCGGCACCGGTATCCCGGCCAACCTGCAAACGGCCAAACCGTTGGCCGATGACCTGCTCAGCGACGTGCCGCCCGGTCTGCCATCGGATCTGCTGCAACGTCGTCCGGACATCCTGCAAGCCGAGTACAACCTGAAAGCGGCCAACGCCAACATCGGCGCGGCCCGTGCCGCGTTCTTCCCGAGCATCAGCCTGACCGCCAACGCGGGCAGCCTGAGCCCGGATCTGTCCGGTCTGTTCAAGGGGGGTTCGGGGACGTGGCTGTTCCAGCCGCAGATCAACCTGCCGATCTTCAACGCCGGCAGCCTGCGCGCCAGCCTCGACTACGCCAAGATCCAGAAGGACATTGGCGTGGCGAACTACGAGAAAGCGATTCAAACCGGCTTCCAGGAAGTCGCCGACGGCCTGGCCGCACGCCAGACCTATACCGAACAGCTGCAGGCGCAGCGTGACTTCGTGCAGGCCAACCAGGATTACTACCGCCTGGCCGAGCGTCGTTACCGCATCGGTGTCGACAGCAACCTGACCTTCCTCGATGCCCAGCGTCAGTTGTTCAGCGCGCAACAAGCGCTGATCACCGACCGCCTCGCGCAGCTGACCAGTGCGGTCAACCTGTACAAGGCTCTGGGTGGTGGCTGGAATGCGCAGACCGCGCAGAACGAACCGCTGAAAGAAGAAGCACCGAAGATGAAGTTGTTCTGA
- a CDS encoding ACP phosphodiesterase, whose protein sequence is MNYLAHLHLGGQRPEQLLGSLYGDFVKGRLQGQFAPELEAAIQLHRRIDVFTDRHPLVGIALGRFSDTRRRYAGIVLDMFFDHCLARDWRLYADQPLEQFTADVYRVLSREQQLPGRLAKIAPHMVANDWLGSYQEFEVLDQVLRGISRRLSRPEELAGAMQELRRLYEPLSEDFRLFYPQLQDFAQKPDPMRI, encoded by the coding sequence ATGAACTATCTCGCACATTTGCACCTCGGTGGCCAGCGCCCCGAGCAATTACTCGGCAGCCTGTATGGCGATTTCGTCAAAGGCCGGCTGCAAGGGCAGTTTGCCCCGGAGCTCGAGGCGGCGATTCAACTGCATCGACGGATTGACGTGTTCACCGATCGCCATCCGTTGGTGGGCATCGCGCTGGGGCGCTTTTCCGATACCCGGCGGCGCTATGCCGGGATCGTCCTCGATATGTTTTTCGATCATTGCCTGGCGCGGGACTGGAGGTTGTACGCCGATCAACCGTTGGAGCAGTTCACCGCTGATGTTTATCGCGTGTTGTCTCGCGAGCAGCAATTGCCCGGGCGACTGGCGAAGATCGCCCCGCACATGGTCGCCAATGACTGGTTGGGGTCGTATCAGGAATTTGAAGTGCTTGATCAGGTGTTGCGCGGGATCTCCCGGCGACTGAGCCGGCCGGAGGAACTGGCGGGGGCGATGCAGGAATTGCGGCGGTTGTATGAGCCGTTGAGCGAGGACTTCCGACTTTTCTACCCACAACTCCAGGACTTCGCACAAAAACCTGATCCAATGAGGATCTAA
- a CDS encoding ArsR/SmtB family transcription factor, producing the protein MNIDLDEIIKALAHPVRRDILIWLKDPKAQFPEQIHNHEYGICAGQIDQRCGLSQSTVSAHLATLQRAGLISSQKAGQWHFFKRNEDVIQAFLNTLSKEL; encoded by the coding sequence ATGAACATCGACCTCGACGAAATAATAAAAGCCCTGGCACACCCAGTACGGCGAGACATCCTCATCTGGCTGAAAGATCCCAAAGCCCAGTTTCCGGAACAGATCCACAACCACGAGTACGGCATCTGCGCCGGGCAGATCGATCAACGCTGCGGCCTGTCGCAGTCGACCGTGTCTGCCCACCTCGCCACCCTGCAACGCGCCGGGCTGATCAGCAGCCAGAAGGCCGGGCAGTGGCACTTTTTCAAACGCAACGAGGACGTGATCCAGGCGTTCCTCAACACCCTCAGTAAAGAGCTCTGA
- the emhA gene encoding efflux RND transporter periplasmic adaptor subunit EmhA, which produces MQFKPAVTALVTAVALASLLSGCKKEEAAPAAPPPQVGVVTLQPQAFTLTSELPGRTSAFRIAEVRPQVNGIILKRLFKEGGDVKAGQQLYQIDPSVYEATLKSAEANLRSTKSISDRYKQLVDEQAVSRQEYDTALANRLQSEASLQSAQINVRYTKVYAPISGRIGRSSVTEGALVSNGQTDAMAVIQQLDPIYVDVTQSSVELLELRRELESGRLQKAGDNAAAVKLTLEDGSQYKLDGKLEFSEVSVDQTTGSVTLRAVFPNPDHTLLPGMFVHAQLQAGVNSAAILAPQQGVTRDLKGTPTALVVGPDNKVELRQLKASRTVGSQWLIEDGLKAGDRLITEGLQYVKPGVEVKASEATNVGAKNPAPAQAADKAAGGKGE; this is translated from the coding sequence ATGCAATTCAAGCCAGCTGTTACCGCTCTGGTCACTGCCGTCGCCCTGGCATCGCTGCTCAGCGGATGTAAAAAGGAAGAAGCGGCCCCGGCCGCTCCGCCTCCTCAGGTCGGCGTCGTCACCCTGCAACCACAAGCCTTTACCCTCACTTCCGAACTGCCGGGCCGCACCAGTGCGTTCCGCATCGCTGAAGTGCGACCACAGGTCAACGGCATCATTCTCAAGCGTCTGTTCAAGGAAGGCGGCGATGTCAAAGCCGGCCAGCAGCTGTATCAGATCGATCCGTCGGTCTATGAAGCGACCCTGAAAAGCGCCGAAGCCAACCTGCGTTCGACCAAGTCGATCTCCGACCGCTACAAGCAACTGGTCGATGAGCAGGCTGTCAGCCGTCAGGAATACGACACCGCCCTGGCCAACCGCCTGCAATCGGAAGCTTCGTTGCAGAGCGCGCAGATCAACGTGCGTTACACCAAGGTCTACGCGCCGATCTCCGGGCGTATCGGCCGTTCTTCGGTGACTGAAGGTGCACTGGTCAGCAATGGCCAGACCGACGCCATGGCCGTGATCCAGCAGCTGGATCCGATCTACGTCGACGTTACGCAGTCGTCGGTTGAACTGCTTGAACTGCGCCGTGAGCTGGAAAGCGGTCGCCTGCAAAAAGCCGGCGACAACGCCGCTGCGGTCAAACTGACTCTGGAAGACGGCAGCCAGTACAAGCTCGACGGTAAGCTGGAATTTTCTGAAGTGTCGGTCGATCAGACCACCGGTTCCGTGACCCTGCGCGCCGTGTTCCCGAACCCGGATCACACCTTGCTGCCTGGCATGTTCGTCCACGCCCAGTTGCAGGCGGGTGTGAACAGCGCCGCGATCCTCGCCCCGCAGCAAGGTGTGACCCGCGACCTCAAAGGCACGCCGACCGCGCTGGTCGTCGGCCCGGACAACAAGGTTGAACTGCGTCAGCTCAAGGCCAGCCGCACCGTCGGCAGTCAGTGGCTGATCGAAGACGGCCTGAAGGCTGGCGATCGTCTGATCACCGAAGGACTGCAATACGTCAAACCTGGTGTCGAAGTAAAAGCCAGTGAAGCGACCAACGTCGGTGCAAAGAACCCGGCCCCCGCACAGGCAGCTGACAAAGCCGCCGGCGGCAAAGGGGAGTAA